The Coccidioides posadasii str. Silveira chromosome 5, complete sequence genome has a segment encoding these proteins:
- a CDS encoding uncharacterized protein (EggNog:ENOG410PHBA~COG:O~MEROPS:MER0064210), whose product MTESSFHRFRDRMRGRLGESASPDDTYVTYYDISLTNEDVDTLKNDWLTDNVIAFWEEYLEREVISHYQTTRIILLRPSMSYLLYQTPDPRSLRGALPEFSRASHIFLPINDCRSVTEAEGGTHWSLLLVSVVDNVAFHYDSLPPGNRNEALRVAQKISVLLDRGFRFVQLDDSPVQENSSDCGVFVCLTMRHLLINRLLKACTSEKVSMSLSGKKVNASAGRREMLRIIDRFKKKKDRKRSF is encoded by the exons ATGACTGAAAGCAGCTTCCACCGGTTTCGAGATCGGATGCGTGGGCGGTTGGGCGAGTCG GCGAGCCCTGACGATACTTATGTGACGT ATTATGATATCAGCC TGACGAATGAGGATGTTGATACACTGAAGAATGACTGGCTGACCGACAAT GTCATCGCGTTTTGGGAAGA GTACCTTGAGCGCGAGGTTATCTCCCACTACCAGACCACCCGGATCATCCTTCTCCGGCCGAGCATGtcatatcttctttatcagACACCTGACCCTCGCTCTTTGAGAGGCGCCCTGCCCGAATTCAGCAGGGCGAGCCACATATTTCTACCCATAAATGACTGCCGTAGCGTTACGGAAGCCGAAGGCGGAACACATTGGTCCTTACTTCTGGTCTCCGTCGTCGACAACGTTGCGTTTCACTACGATTCTCTCCCGCCAGGAAATCGGAATGAAGCCCTCAGAGTTGCACAAAAGATCAGTGTCCTTCTCGATCGCGGATTCCGGTTCGTCCAACTAGACGACTCGCCGGTGCAAGAAAATAGTAGCGATTGTGGCGTTTTTGTCTGCTTGACCATGCGACACCTTTTGATTAACCGACTGTTGAAGGCATGCACAAGCGAAAAAGTCAGCATGAGTCTTAGTGGCAAGAAAGTCAATGCTTCTGCAGGCAGGAGGGAGATGTTGCGGATAATCGACCgcttcaagaaaaagaaggatcGTAAAAGATC ATTTTAG
- a CDS encoding uncharacterized protein (EggNog:ENOG410PH75~COG:T), translated as MPVQEVDHNYDSLNHHLHPFYQPDPTTHQFASQNGFDDDSDNAASQQPPSMSSPPLPLLPATTYSPPRASRQKHLSLTTNLVDQAPNNVRDELSPDPREFYLQYRDPFGSDGAGPDDVDMNTASYSRRSSARSNGSSNAQRYRSSSRAHQFRSSPASHSKDYSPQKPRRAPVSPSATRSRQSSLKELVDRFNQATDEVLPRPPNRPSFTSSRAESPSSAPKTYTRSGQSSSHRPTTIESHSSILYNQPSANSATSTKHSGHKTQTPQNTVRKPLFGEILPLDTFAGHQERRRASHQRRGSDSCMHSPGPMFLDIPLEISTGWSPTSPTAWYLGYNPSIDSANTTKPQLLHRRSRSELGNCSQPMSPTSFNPNMGVKSPISATSPSSSRRKSGSQSRIPVATRRLSQASDSGNSSPSTRTSSAMDRHPVNISLPPKGISALPKPSPKLNPSPKFHSPSNSPVSPRITSPGRHAHNIQPLKSPTLKAIITAPPPKKSPPLRSSRPRQPVSTATTTASRGKVVDRVSDFQNNAMFSKSPRTSRARSRRLPELGNVDFAARRQRIQQAFNKSIEESNKKEIARKAQRAARIKEAEKKDDQRNNESQVTEELVTTIAEKASVESRVPTVESSDIGEEHEAFLTPDEGRSPDSTDAAENVGPAGDLNVVLTEKQLPITDTHDAPQQRLTDARPSSACSDTAPQSAVTALTDTTPIDMEPQTELPQPLQSHRSMLSHIMQMRESSPDITDSSDDDEDTSSSGRDKESIQIMLRQTYFDPIDTSSETQEFAEDPDGSKGHGDRQRWSMSSWSSSIQIQNNQLIEGSMSEEAKVETFADDDRTAQSTCDSDRNVTPQPPPHEPGPEEAAETTQDTKPKEATDDGSTQQTRPGERFSLNLMHRYPDLAKQARWDTKRATQLYLQELAKAGFGQPRIPEPIVKKTETEKKRLSGHSNEAPQEDGLVEDAVILPESKSIPPSDYVQHLANLNQRDDWERASPSIADWMHLAATDKDVAEEHRDVDKDHASTVLGRDDAKTPKISTSGPNISAPAAGGNGLGVSIQVHSPQDGDSPTIPELPNYPPPPPPPGSLSQQHSTEQLQQPPLAQPSPSVYSQPSPPQTLPSTTFVPKDYELEARDSNDSWLHHTGATPEPQTVASSITSQDRQPAPQEKVEAPSPKASPTPEQRRLRKRFLVIKELVDTEYTFGQDMTVVVDIYKGTSSSCGLTPEDVKTLFGNSEQVVKFSIDFQDALKQAARSVYVLPKSQRWLSKRGSRYVPNTNNQESQPISDDEKDRRTTIGQAFMELIGRMEKVYSEYLKNHDAANKTLDLLLKNKNKHVSIWLKECRDWASDLTTAWNLDSLLVKPVQRVLKYPLLLTELLSATPADHPDHAAIANALRETTAMSVRINDMKKRADVVGQVVSSRKRKESDVRAGLSKAFGRRTEKLKQHVGLSEIFTDKDYDILAQKFGENFFQLQLIMRDVELYTTEMQNSMNKLNEFIIAIEAYMTVAPSNYPELESKWCRFRLAVKDIMTVALVDHLASVRKSVINPMVTLLKLHDGPQRVMQKRNKRLLDYVKYKAVKDRGDRPDKKTTELGEQFIALNVTLKEELPRLLSLTGKLMETCLNNFVQIQTVWNMMMQKRLGYTIDRMPQDVGQIISDWSGDFTFSEAQVLSLGVCNGTVLADSANVQNFSTPSTSHGVDTSSSRRPSSTTTRTFSVEHGSSPKVSVEFGSNPPVSFMQSSSHGESLTHHANGSHAHIGGRSRTNSNFSGTHVPSMTTVVSPQTRNSTTPSTGATSNSSYRTSDASPLLPQLSLDTPRFPEFFSDPTTSGNNSQSNANRPGAPDLAEHPSSPDAPRYSGFFSSAMPMAEPSVPSTPPDSQLGPKEPKVLFLAASMFEFNIDRARREAGYPYLTYVAGEIFDVIGEKGDLWLARNQDDPTHQVGWIWTKHFAKLAG; from the exons ATGCCTGTCCAGGAGGTCGATCACAATTACGATTCACTGAATCACCACCTACATCCTTTTTACCAACCAGACCCGACAACACATCAGTTTGCGTCGCAGAACGGCTTTGACGATGATTCTGACAATGCCGCTTCGCAACAACCCCCGTCCATGTCCTCTCCTCCACTCCCGCTCCTCCCTGCAACCACTTACTCTCCTCCACGTGCTTCCCGCCAGAAACACCTCTCTCTTACCACTAATTTGGTAGATCAGGCACCCAACAATGTCCGAGACGAACTCTCGCCTGATCCTCGGGAATTTTACCTCCAATACCGCGACCCCTTTGGCAGCGATGGAGCGGGTCCCGACGATGTAGACATGAATACGGCCTCATATTCGAGGAGGTCTTCAGCCCGTTCCAACGGTTCATCTAACGCTCAACGCTATAGGTCCTCCTCTCGCGCACATCAATTCCGTTCGAGTCCCGCAAGCCACTCCAAAGACTACTCCCCCCAGAAGCCCCGTCGCGCTCCGGTCTCACCTTCAGCCACCAGGAGCAGGCAGTCGTCCTTGAAGGAATTGGTAGACAGGTTCAATCAGGCTACCGACGAGGTCCTTCCAAGACCTCCCAATCGGCCTTCTTTCACCTCATCGAGAGCAGAGAGCCCTTCGTCGGCCCCAAAAACCTACACCCGTTCAGGCCAATCATCGAGCCACAGGCCTACCACGATCGAATCCCACTCTTCCATCCTGTACAATCAGCCGTCGGCGAATAGCGCAACTTCAACAAAACACAGCGGACACAAGACGCAGACGCCGCAAAATACCGTCCGAAAACCACTTTTCGGGGAGATATTGCCACTAGACACATTTGCCGGACATCAGGAACGAAGACGGGCGTCACATCAAAGACGGGGCTCCGACAGTTGCATGCACTCGCCAGGTCCGATGTTTCTTGACATCCCATTAGAAATTTCTACTGGATGGTCCCCGACTTCTCCAACAGCATGGTACCTGGGCTACAACCCGTCTATCGATAGCGCCAACACTACTAAGCCGCAACTGCTCCATCGAAGGTCTCGAAGTGAGCTGGGGAACTGTTCGCAGCCAATGAGCCCTACTTCTTTCAACCCAAACATGGGTGTCAAATCCCCAATTTCCGCGACGTCTCCCTCGAGTTCTCGCCGGAAATCAGGCTCTCAATCCCGAATACCAGTTGCCACGCGCCGATTAAGCCAGGCTTCCGATTCGGGTAATTCCTCCCCCTCGACGAGGACAAGTTCCGCGATGGATCGGCATCCAGTGAATATCTCGTTACCCCCCAAAGGCATAAGTGCATTACCCAAACCGTCTCCAAAACTTAATCCATCACCCAAATTCCACAGTCCATCCAATTCCCCTGTCTCCCCTCGAATCACTTCGCCGGGAAGACATGCACACAATATCCAACCGCTCAAGAGCCCAACTCTGAAAGCCATAATCACAGCTCCTCCCCCAAAGAAATCTCCTCCGCTGAGGAGCTCCAGACCACGCCAGCCTGTATCAACCGCTACCACAACGGCTTCCCGTGGAAAAGTTGTTGATAGAGTATCAGATTTTCAGAATAATGCCATGTTTTCAAAGTCGCCTCGCACCAGTCGAGCCAGATCACGACGGCTTCCAGAGCTGGGAAATGTGGACTTCGCCGCTAGACGTCAAAGAATCCAGCAGGCGTTCAATAAGTCGATCGAAGAAAgtaataagaaagagattgcaaggAAGGCACAGAGAGCCGCCCGCATTAAGGAGGCTGAAAAAAAGGATGATCAACGAAACAACGAATCCCAAGTGACCGAGGAGCTGGTGACAACGATCGCAGAGAAGGCCTCCGTAGAATCGCGAGTTCCGACCGTTGAATCATCAGATATTGGAGAAGAGCATGAGGCGTTTCTCACACCAGATGAGGGTCGTTCGCCCGATTCAACCGACGCAGCAGAGAATGTTGGACCTGCTGGCGACTTAAATGTGGTTTTGACGGAAAAGCAACTCCCGATCACAGATACCCATGATGCTCCCCAACAGCGCCTGACCGATGCGCGCCCTTCATCGGCATGCTCAGATACAGCGCCCCAGTCTGCGGTCACCGCTTTGACGGATACGACGCCCATTGATATGGAACCGCAGACTGAACTCCCTCAACCATTGCAGTCCCATCGGTCTATGCTCAGCCACATTATGCAAATGCGTGAATCGAGCCCCGATATCACCGACTCGAGTGATGATGACGAAGACACCTCGTCTTCTGGACGTGATAAGGAATCGATCCAGATCATGCTTCGACAGACGTACTTTGACCCCATAGACACGAGCAGTGAAACCCAGGAATTCGCCGAAGATCCGGATGGATCCAAGGGTCATGGAGATAGGCAGCGATGGAGCATGAGCTCTTGGAGTTCGTCGATTCAGATCCAAAATAATCAGCTCATTGAGGGGTCGATGTCAGAAGAAGCGAAAGTAGAAACTTTTGCGGACGACGATAGGACGGCACAATCGACATGTGATAGTGATAGGAATGTCACTCCGCAGCCACCGCCCCATGAGCCCGGTCCTGAGGAAGCGGCTGAAACGACGCAGGACACCAAGCCCAAGGAAGCAACTGACGATGGATCAACGCAGCAAACGCGCCCGGGAGAGAGGTTTAGTCTGAATTTGATGCATCGTTATCCAGACCTGGCCAAACAGGCTCGATGGGACACGAAGCGCGCAACTCAGCTCTACCTACAGGAGCTCGCGAAGGCTGGATTTGGCCAGCCACGAATTCCGGAGCCGATTGTAAAAAAAACTGAgacagagaagaagaggttGTCCGGCCATTCCAACGAAGCACCTCAAGAAGACGGTTTAGTCGAGGACGCGGTTATTCTCCCAGAATCAAAGTCAATACCACCCTCTGATTATGTTCAGCACCTTGCTAATCTGAATCAGAGAGATGACTGGGAGCGTGCTTCACCGTCAATTGCAGATTGGATGCACCTAGCAGCTACTGACAAAGATGTAGCCGAAGAGCATCGTGATGTTGATAAGGATCACGCATCCACTGTACTCGGGCGTGATGACGCCAAGACTCCTAAAATATCAACTTCCGGTCCAAATATTTCAGCTCCTGCGGCGGGCGGCAATGGCCTAGGTGTGTCCATCCAGGTTCACTCCCCACAGGATGGCGACTCTCCAACGATTCCCGAACTACCAAATTAtcctccacctccacctCCACCCGGCTCGCTTTCTCAACAACACAGCACGGAACAATTGCAACAACCGCCACTCGCACAACCGTCACCAAGTGTGTATTCACAACCTTCGCCGCCTCAAACCTTACCTAGCACCACATTTGTGCCAAAAGATTATGAATTAGAGGCCAGGGACAGTAACGACTCCTGGCTCCACCACACCGGAGCCACACCGGAGCCTCAGACCGTTGCCTCGTCGATCACTTCTCAGGACCGCCAGCCCGCACCGCAGGAGAAAGTTGAAGCTCCCTCTCCAAAAGCATCCCCGACACCCGAGCAGCGGCGCCTGAGAAAAAGATTTCTGGTCATCAAGGAGCTTGTCGATACGGAATACACCTTTGGTCAAGATATGACGGTGGTTGTCGACATCTACAAGGGGACATCGAGCTCCTGTGGTCTGACTCCGGAGGACGTGAAGACTTTGTTCGGGAACTCGGAGCAGGTCGTAAAGTTCTCGATAGACTTCCAGGATGCGTTGAAACAAGCTGCGAGGAGTGTATACGTGCTACCAAAGTCACAACGTTGGCTGAGTAAGCGTGGGAGCAGATATGTTCCGAATACCAACAATCAAGAGAGCCAACCGATATCAGACGACGAGAAAGATCGAAGAACAACCATCGGCCAGGCGTTCATGGAGCTGATCGGTCGAATGGAAAAGGTCTATTCGGAATACCTAAAAAATCACGACGCTGCAAACAAGACTCTCGATTTGCTCCTGAAGAATAAAAATAAACATGTGAGCATTTGGCTAAAAGAATGTCGTGATTGGGCTTCGGATCTTACTACCGCATGGAATCTCGACTCTCTGCTAGTGAAACCGGTGCAGCGAGTGCTGAAGTATCCTTTGCTACTGACGGAGCTGCTTAGCGCAACTCCAGCCGATCATCCTGACCATGCAGCCATCGCCAATGCTCTCCGAGAAACCACCGCGATGTCCGTGCGTATCAACGACATGAAGAAACGAGCGGACGTCGTGGGCCAGGTCGTCAGCAGTCGAAAGCGGAAGGAGTCGGATGTCCGAGCGGGTTTGTCAAAAGCGTTTGGACGGCGCACGGAGAAATTAAAGCAGCATGTTGGTCTCTCGGAGATTTTTACCGACAAGGACTATGACATCCTCGCACAAAAGTTTGGCGAGAACTTCTTCCAACTGCAGCTGATAATGCGCGATGTGGAGCTTTATACAACGGAAATGCAAAATTCCATGAACAAGCTCAACGAGTTCATAATCGCAATAGAGGCATATATGACGGTTGCGCCGTCCAATTACCCGGAGTTAGAGAGCAAGTGGTGTCGGTTTAGGCTCGCGGTCAAGGACATTATGACGGTTGCACTGGTTGACCAC CTTGCTTCTGTTCGAAAGAGCGTTATCAATCCAATGGTGACTCTCCTGAAACTTCACGACGGTCCGCAGAGGGTGATGCAGAAGCGTAACAAGCGATTGCTGGATTACGTCAAGTATAAAGCTGTCAAGGATCGAGGCGATAGACCAGACAAGAAGACCACAGAGCTCGGAGAGCAATTCATCGCACTGAATGTGACTCTGAAGGAAGAGCTTCCTCGACTTCTGTCGTTGACGGGCAAGCTGATGGAGACTTGCTTGAATAACTTCGTTCAAATCCAGACAGTGTGGAACATGATGATGCAAAAGAGACTTGGTTACACCATTGATCGAATGCCGCAGGATGTGGGCCAGATCATCAGTGACTGGTCTGGTGACTTCACATTCAGCGAAGCACAAGTTCTCTCTCTTGGAGTCTGCAATGGAACGGTGCTTGCAGATTCAGCGAACGTCCAAAATTTCAGCACACCATCGACATCGCACGGAGTGGATACGTCGTCGTCCAGACGCCCTTCCAGTACCACAACACGGACATTCTCCGTTGAACACGGGTCATCTCCCAAAGTCTCAGTCGAATTTGGCTCAAACCCACCCGTGAGCTTCATGCAGTCCTCTTCTCACGGAGAAAGCTTAACGCATCATGCCAATGGGTCCCATGCTCATATTGGCGGGCGCTCACGTACGAATTCCAACTTTTCCGGTACTCATGTTCCTTCTATGACTACTGTCGTAAGTCCGCAGACGCGCAACAGTACCACCCCCAGTACGGGCGCCACGAGCAATTCTTCCTATCGAACCTCCGATGCGTCTCCCCTCCTGCCGCAGCTCTCTCTCGATACACCGCGGTTTCCCGAATTCTTCTCTGATCCCACTACTTCGGGCAATAACTCTCAGAGCAATGCGAACAGACCTGGTGCTCCTGATCTCGCGGAACATCCCTCGTCGCCTGATGCCCCCCGGTACTCGGGCTTCTTTTCCTCTGCAATGCCAATGGCGGAACCATCCGTGCCATCAACACCTCCAGATTCCCAGCTTGGACCCAAGGAACCGAAAGTTCTCTTCTTGGCGGCAAGCATGTTTGAATTTAATATTGATCGTGCTCGTCGGGAAGCCGGTTATCCGTATCTGACCTATGTTGCTGGGGAGATATTCGATGTCATCGGCGAAAAGGGTGACCTGTGGCTGGCAAGGAACCAGGATGATCCAACACACCAGGTTGGATGGATCTGGACGAAACACTTTGCTAAGCTAGCGGGATAA